The Streptomyces laurentii region CCTTACGAGGTGCTCCCGGGCACCGCGGACAAGGCGAGCTACCCCGTTCCGGGTTCGACCGTGCTGGTTCCGGTCGAGAAAGCGGACGGGTGGGCGGAGGCGCGGAAGGGTGTTCGCTTCGCGGGATACCTGGTGACGGTGCGGCGGACCGCCGAGGCGCCGTAAAGGGGAGGTCACCCCAGCGTGGACGGGTCGATTCCGTAGAGGGCGGCGGCGGCCAGGGCTTCGTCCGCTGTGCAGGTTTTCTGGCCGTTGGCCGGGGCGGGCCACAGCGGGACCAGGGTCGACGCGAGGGATGAGGAATCCATGCGCAGGTAATGGCAGGTGGCGTTGATGCGCAGGGCGAGGACGTACATGCCGGTGGAGTCGGTTTTGCCGGGGGACGGCAGCACCGTGTCCGCGGCGGTGATCAGGCGCTTGTCCTTCAGGAAGTCCAGGGCGCCCTCGGGGGTGTGCGCGTACCCCGTGGTCGCCATCGGCTGGCAGGCGGCCGGGCCGGCGGGCTGCTGGGTGAGGGGCCCGTGCCGATGCCGCTGCGGACGATGTGGACGCCCCTGCGCGACGGCGTGACGTGGCCGGACGGCGCGGTGCGGCTGCGGTCGTATCCGATGTAGGGCGGCCGGCGGCGGTAGCGTCGGGTGGTGTGGATGTCTGGTACGTCGCGTATGGGTCGAACATGCGGGCCGAGCGGCTCGGGCGGTATCTCGCGGCGTGCCGGGATCCGGCGGCGCCCCGGGCGTCGCGGGCGGTCGTGACGGCGGGGACCGTGTACTTCGCGACCGAGTCCCGGCGGTGGGGCGGGGGCCGGGCGCTGTGCGATCCCGGCGCGCCCGGGACGGTGTGGGCGCGGGCGTATCTGCTGACCGCCGGGCAGTTCTCCGACATCGCCGCGCAGGAGATGTACCGGACCGCGGGCGAGGACCTGGACCTGAGCGAGGTGGTGGCGCGCGGGCGGGTGGAGTTCGGGCCCGGGCGATACGAGACGGTCGTGTGCTGCGGGGAGCCTGCGGGGGTGCCGCTGCTGACGTTCACCGCGCCGTGGGCCCTGGGCGAGGTGACGCTGCGCCCGCCCGCCGGGGCGTACCTGTGGCAGATCGCGGCCGGGCTGCGCGAGGCCGGGGCCTGGGACGACGAGGAGATCGTCCGCTATCTCGCCACCCGCCCCGGCGCGGCCGGGCGTTGGGGTGTGGCGGAACTTCGCGGGCTGATTGCCGGGGATTTCCCGAAAACAGGCTGATCCATCACGAAAGACCGTTAACATCCTGATTACGGAGAACCCACACCTTCGGGTGAACCGAACTGATATCCATGTCAGTTGAATATGCCTTCGGCCTAGCTTGTGCGTGGAGGTGATGACCGGTGAAGGCCACCGATGCCATCGATGTCGACGACTTCGTGTACGCCGCCACGGGGACGCGGCTCAGGAGGCTGACGCTCCCGGACGGGACGCACTGGTTCCCCGCCGTGGACGCGGCCCGTCAGCTCGGGTACGCCAGCGCCCGGCAGGCTCTCCGGGCGCATGTCGCCCCGGCCATGCACACCACGGTCGGGGAACTGCCCTGGAAGCGCGACGCCCAGGAGTCCGCCGACTCCGACCGGAAGACCCAGGACATCCCCAAGGGACTCAAGGAGTCGACCCGGGTCGTGTGCCTCGAAGGGCTCGTGCAACTCGTCACCGCCTCCGGCCGCGTCGAGGCCGGGCCCTTCAAGTCGTGGGTCGCCGAGGTGGTGATGGGCATTCAGCGGGACGGTTCGTACGGTCTGGAGCTCTCGCCCCTGCGCGCCGCCGGGTTCGTGCTGCCGCAGCACCTGCTCGACGTCCTCGTACGACTGGAGGAGGGCAACATCGAACTCGACGCCGAGCAGAGCGCGCTGCTGCGCGAGGCCGGCCGGGATCTGCACCGGATCGCCGACCGGATCTCGGAGTCCCTGGACCGGTTCGCGTTCCCGCAGATCCCGGCCCAGCGCACCCTCGGCACGCCCCCCGCGGGCCCTGCCGCGCCCCCGTCCGCCGACGGCGCCGACGAGGGCACGGACCCCGGCACCGCCCTCACCCCGCAGGAACTGCTCGACTCCTGGTCCGCGCGGAACGTCGTGGTCAGCGACGACATCCACGCCGTCGCCTCCTACCTCGCCCCCGCCCTCGTCCGCGGCGGGGTCCGCTACCGCCTGGAGGAGGTCGCCTGCCGCACCGGGCTCACCTCCGACCGGGTCCGCGACTGCGTCCGCATACTCGTCGAGCGCGGCTGCATGCGGCACGCGGGCGGCACCGGCGCCGACGGCGGACTGCTCTACGTCCTGCCCTGATCCCTGCCCCCTGATCCCTGACGGCTGCCCCCCCGGCCCCTGATCTCGCTGTTCCGCCTTCGCTGTCAGTGGGGCGTACGAGACTGGCCCCATGGTGGTGTGGCGAAG contains the following coding sequences:
- a CDS encoding hypothetical protein (identified by MetaGeneAnnotator; putative;~sequence version:1); translated protein: MATTGYAHTPEGALDFLKDKRLITAADTVLPSPGKTDSTGMYVLALRINATCHYLRMDSSSLASTLVPLWPAPANGQKTCTADEALAAAALYGIDPSTLG
- a CDS encoding hypothetical protein (identified by MetaGeneAnnotator; putative;~sequence version:1), with protein sequence MRAERLGRYLAACRDPAAPRASRAVVTAGTVYFATESRRWGGGRALCDPGAPGTVWARAYLLTAGQFSDIAAQEMYRTAGEDLDLSEVVARGRVEFGPGRYETVVCCGEPAGVPLLTFTAPWALGEVTLRPPAGAYLWQIAAGLREAGAWDDEEIVRYLATRPGAAGRWGVAELRGLIAGDFPKTG
- a CDS encoding hypothetical protein (identified by MetaGeneAnnotator; putative;~sequence version:1) translates to MKATDAIDVDDFVYAATGTRLRRLTLPDGTHWFPAVDAARQLGYASARQALRAHVAPAMHTTVGELPWKRDAQESADSDRKTQDIPKGLKESTRVVCLEGLVQLVTASGRVEAGPFKSWVAEVVMGIQRDGSYGLELSPLRAAGFVLPQHLLDVLVRLEEGNIELDAEQSALLREAGRDLHRIADRISESLDRFAFPQIPAQRTLGTPPAGPAAPPSADGADEGTDPGTALTPQELLDSWSARNVVVSDDIHAVASYLAPALVRGGVRYRLEEVACRTGLTSDRVRDCVRILVERGCMRHAGGTGADGGLLYVLP